From Heteronotia binoei isolate CCM8104 ecotype False Entrance Well chromosome 17, APGP_CSIRO_Hbin_v1, whole genome shotgun sequence, one genomic window encodes:
- the LOC132585698 gene encoding apolipoprotein A-IV-like, translating to MGLLTALLAVAVFTESQAVVLRDESRSQLNELKEELQEYMRNISSAVYEKQILFRRSELSKQLERYLQDNVSQIKRRWNKLQRELPAEIAEAYNLAATVPIAVVMKTYSTLTEVRKKLNSAMEELYDLLHPVLGPHATPVLEVVRAHAKIVSTQLQEADTDLNQKLKSNLDELATWLVPYAQSFRSQWGKYRKSLEPFTNQVQERLEQGAGATKGSWQSYVAPVQVAFRKHAKVIYDLLFRD from the exons ATGGGACTTCTGACTGCCTTGTTAGCTGTGGCCGTTTTCACAG AATCCCAGGCTGTTGTGCTCAGAGATGAATCGAGGTCCCAACTGAATGAGTTAAAAGAGGAGCTCCAGGAATACATGCGAAATATTAGCAGCGCCGTTTATGAAAAGCAGATTCTGTTTCGAAGATCGGAGCTCAGCAAGCAGTTAGA ACGTTACCTTCAGGATAACGTTTCCCAAATCAAGAGGCGCTGGAATAAGCTGCAGAGGGAGCTGCCTGCTGAGATAGCCGAGGCATACAACTTAGCGGCCACCGTTCCGATAGCCGTGGTGATGAAGACATACTCCACTCTGACGGAAGTGAGGAAAAAACTGAATTCTGCCATGGAGGAACTCTACGATCTTCTACATCCCGTTTTGGGCCCCCACGCCACTCCGGTCCTGGAGGTGGTGAGAGCCCATGCCAAAATCGTCAGTACCCAACTGCAAGAGGCGGACACAGACCTGAACCAGAAGCTGAAATCCAACCTGGACGAGTTAGCAACTTGGCTGGTCCCTTATGCCCAGAGCTTCCGGAGCCAGTGGGGAAAATACCGGAAGTCCCTGGAACCTTTCACCAACCAAGTGCAGGAACGGCTTGAGCAAGGAGCAGGGGCCACCAAAGGATCCTGGCAGTCTTATGTGGCCCCTGTCCAGGTGGCATTCAGAAAACACGCCAAGGTGATCTATGACTTGTTGTTCAGAGATTAG